TGAGGTTGAGCTTAAATGGAGAGGTAGGGATGCAATTAGCGTACCAACACTTTTCGACTACCTGAATAGGAGGAGGGTTATTGTGGCCTTTGATGAGGCCCAGAGGTTGAGGGGTCCTAGATCCTTGGAGATCCTCGATGCAATAGCCCATGCATATGACTATGATAAAAACATAACATTCATATTCATGGGCTCTGAAGTAGGGCTACTCTACAGCTTCCTAGGCCTAGATAACCCTAAATCACCCCTATACGGTAGATACACCTTCAGGTTAACACTAGATAGGTTCCCGAGGGACTTAGCCATGGAGTTCCTTAAACGGGGATTCAAGGAAGCTGGCGTTAACGTACCCATGGATATTATAGAGGATGCTGTGGATGTTTTCGACGGGATACCAGGATGGTTAACGCTATTCGGAAACGAATACGTCAGGGGTAATAAGGATATTGGCAGGATTAAGGAGGAGGCGATAAGGATAGCCCTTGAGGAGTTAAGAAGCATAGTAAGTGAGAGAGGGAGGAGATATGTAATAGCACTCAGGGGTGTGGCAGAGGGGGCAAACACTTGGGGAAGGCTTAAAGCATACATTGAGGAAAGGGAAGGAGGCGTAATATCATCAAGCGTACTCCACAACATAGTGAAGTCACTGGAGGA
This sequence is a window from Caldivirga sp.. Protein-coding genes within it:
- a CDS encoding ATP-binding protein, with protein sequence MLFNPRPKTSRADLFGRDRELNLLHENVDSPIIIIAGIRRIGKTSLLNVFLNEVGIPSVVLDLRGLKSNYGFRDFYSILAKGLSNSLNKLIDVLRGISSIRIVGVEVELKWRGRDAISVPTLFDYLNRRRVIVAFDEAQRLRGPRSLEILDAIAHAYDYDKNITFIFMGSEVGLLYSFLGLDNPKSPLYGRYTFRLTLDRFPRDLAMEFLKRGFKEAGVNVPMDIIEDAVDVFDGIPGWLTLFGNEYVRGNKDIGRIKEEAIRIALEELRSIVSERGRRYVIALRGVAEGANTWGRLKAYIEEREGGVISSSVLHNIVKSLEDLSIVKDYKFLDPIYEEAAKLL